From the Branchiostoma floridae strain S238N-H82 unplaced genomic scaffold, Bfl_VNyyK Sc7u5tJ_1499, whole genome shotgun sequence genome, the window TGGATGTCAAACTAGCTTTATTTAACATTGATAAATTAAATTTTCCATGGGCGACAAAGCTAAAGTTTACTGTGGAACTTAAAGGTCATGTAAGAAATAATATCATAAGGTAAGGTGCTCTTTGATGTAGCTTTACACACAGTAAATATTATAAGGAATAGGTTGCAAAAACCTATTTTGTAGTCAGTTTTCAATGGTGAATCTTCTGTTTGATACCTACACAGGCAGCTGTAACGATGCatcatctgttcattttcgtATGAATTTTCGTATTCTCCTCTGTGGAGAACTGGTAAAACATGACATAGGTATAAAATAAGTATTTAagataatgatacatgtatgtgaaataGGTGGCAAAGTGATCTAGTGTTTAGCGTTGGTAACTGAATTcaattagctggtgtgttacgccgaatggcggttataccggctatatagatacagatacagatacagatacaaaattcCCTAGCAGTACCCGACGTTCtacacttgaaaatgcattttacacCAATTTCCTCACTCGACTAAGGCGAATATTGAGCTGTAATATCAGTAGCTAGCTCTGTGTAGGGGCGTAGTCTCAGATGGGACATACAGTATGAAGAGAATTTCCCTTATTGAAAATTTGCCTTGCAGACGAATGCGGTACTACAGGGAGATATACCCATTCCGCACCACCTTTCGTtacaatgacgtcatgtacAAGCTGGCCGCTCACGTCGCCGAAAGGCTTGCCGGAAAACCCTTTGAGACCCTTCTGCGAGAACGAATCCTACAGCCACTGGGCATGAACGACACGGTGTACTTAGCCGAGGCACTTGATGCCGGGGACTTCACCAACTTCGCCCAAACGTACCTATCCTACAACAGAAGCGGCGAGTCTGAGACACGCAGTCGGGAGGAAtacaggtatgtgtgtgtgtgctgccGGTGTCAAGTCAAATGTTTGCCCCTGCCAAATATTTGCTCCGGCACTTAATGGGGTTTATATAAACAATTTACCGTGCTTCGTTACAGACCTCCTGAAAATGTGACTTTAGATCCTAGTGACCAATTGATATACCAAACATTACTTTTCACCCCAACTATCAACTATTTGCTCGGACACATAACAAATAACTTAAAGTCACTATAATCCATTTACATGGCTTAACTTAGTTTCCACCCTACACGCGTGCACTGCCAAAAAGAACGAAAATTCTGCGCAGCAGAAATTTTGCGCAATACGGTTTCAACAAGTCAACGTCCGAATGAACTTAACGTCTGATAGCTTAGTTATCTGAGATCATATACTGTTACGACGGCATTATAAACTAGTAGACAAAAAATTCAAGTTCGATGTCTTAAGATTGGATTTTTTTGCATATCGCTTTCTTTAAGGTCTGTCAAGTTGCATCTTCCAGCAGCGGGCGTGGTGTCCAACGCCTTGGACATGGCCCGGTACATGAAGTTCCACCTCAGCGGGGGGAGGGACACGGCCGGCCGCCTGGTGGTCCCGGAGGACACCTTACGGCAGACACAAACCGCGAGCTCCGTCATGTCCTCGTACTGGGACAAAGTTGAACCGTACTGGCCAGTAGAGGCGTGGCTGACGCAGGGATATGGACTAGGTCTGTCAACCGGCTCCTATAGAGGTACTTGTTGTTGCCATCTAGTTAATATGCTTTGGTCTCAATTGCAAAAAAAGTGGATATGCCTGGCAGTTCacgtttttcttatttttgcaATTTCGGGCGTGACTTCTACGTGAACAAATGGTTGTGGCTGTGGCTACAGGGCTATATTTGGGCAAGGCCAGGCCCCGGATTTTTTTCGTAACTCGGATTTAAAATCAATCCGGGACCCGGCGACAAATAGACGGCTTGACCTACCCGTGACATACCGAGAGGTGCCCCCTCGTGCGGTATCCGgtagtccaccgggacaaatttgtgtcAGAATTACACCCTTGGCGGGCACCGACGCACAAGTTTGTGACCGAAGTATTAGTGTTGTGAGTGACGTTGTCAAGTGTAGGCTTCTTGAAAGGAGGCTACTCTTGAAGCAGAGAttcgactccggctgttttttttttccttgcctTAGGCGTTtctgtctggctttctattttttcctgttttattCATTTCCGCCTGCCGACAAAACAAGGAGTTGAACGTCTGCTTTAAGGAGGCCGTGTGAAGCTTAATCAAACTGGAGGGTTTTCCTGTGTTCTCTAAtgaaattttgaacaaaatacTGTGCATGTTTTTGCAACTAAAGCCACGAATGTAACTATCTtgtcactgatgaaggatagtGCATGCCATTTGAAACGTCTTACCATTTCCtacatcatatccagttgcttgagcaaccgTTCTTTGGCATACTGTGAATGGatagaaatatagaaaaaaagcaAGATATTTCAACCCATACCTGTGATATGgttaaaatataataaaaactAGAAGTACTTAACGGAGGTATGGCATCTTCGAACTCTTGTATGTTCTATGCAGGCTACAGACGAGTTTATCACCGTGGGTCTATGGTGGGCTTCACATCTCTGCTGTCCCTGTATCCCTCCGCGTCAGGAGGCGTCTTCACCTCCATGAACGGTCCAACCACAACGGCCGATGACATTCATGACGTCATCCACTACCAGGTCGCAGATATTCTAACAGGTAcaattttgtaagaaaaacaaTTTACTCCATAGCTCTCGACTTTAGGCAAGTTTGTGAAATCTAGACAGAAATAAGACCTAGAGAGACAAGGCAAGAAAAGATACAGTTTTATGGTAATGTCCTTTCTGCtcattgatgacgtcacgtaactttggacaacttcgtacacctgCCACCTTACGCTGCTCACTGTCTGAAGATTACGCCATCCAATACATTATTAAAGGTAACTAGAGACAGTGGTCGGGAAACTTCGGAAGCTGCGAGTCACGACATCTAttaaactttgtacatgtgGTTAGTATccgggtgaagtgcacgaagttagggtgtacgaagttgtacgaagtcaCAACCGTTTTCTAATGGCTTTGAGGGTATATTGGGGGTCATGGGTGACGTTTAACCTCGTACACGCTAACTTCGCACATTAACCCCATTTCTGAACATACATCTCACATTGATAGGAAAGGACCACTGGCTGAATTCTACCACAGCCTGCACGTATCCTACACCCTGGTGGGCGACACGACAGACCAGGAGCACAGCCATCCCTAAAATCTCGGACAACTTCCCGCGAGACAAACGTGACTACGAGGGTGTCTACGGCAACCATCCGACAGGCAACTTGACCATCAGCCTAAACACGACTGACGACAAGTTATACTTCAGTCTCGGTCTGATCGGACGTGGTCTAGTTCTCCCTGCCGAGTCTCCTAACCAAATTTTCCTTCGGGCTGAAGAACCGTTAGAGTATATCCCCACCATTGTTGCCGATGTAGAAGTCAAGGGTGGCGAGGTTTTCTCTTTATCATTGCAAAGCTATCCTCCCGAACCGCCTGTAGTGTTCGAGCGAGGCCTGAAGCTGACAGACCCGGACCCTACAGAGCCGGAGTGGGaccacggcggtcggttgctagggtattctttcccgttgctatgcgagttcgacagagtatcgggttacaagaggcctactatttgctaaccgtaaaatatttcaaaataaacaagatgttatgacaaggaaaatgtattcaaaataagattaaattcgcaattttagatagtttgaatcttcccgtttgaattgagatcgttgttttgtttcgaatttgcttccaaagacgattattttctgtttcaaggaaggccttcaatttgaccatactcttgataagatgggccgcaagtgccatggcaaattctcgatttttatatttttcgtcatctcagtggcaaataaaactttctgtttttgggattttttaatatctaattttaagcaaagttacagtcaaaaatatgcgtaaaaatggcatttttcgcacttaattaccaataattcaaaatcgaaggcattttttaaaaatccccaaaacagaaatctcgggaaaacccttgcggtcattttgagccgtcaatgagttatgttggactcttcttggtggagatcttaaacgatgtttacacgcatgtcatgcggcacggagagcgggagggtgtaattgataccggtgtaaacaacacttatgatattcaaggtcaccaacaaaaacgccagtagcttcgttacatattacaggtcccaaacaaagtgaaagcatagatgtactgtccagaaaattgtttatattggttaaaaactatgtttttcgcctgattcaagttagttggggggaaaatgccagaaagcacggttttacctgcaatgaccgcaggtgacctaaatagaacacgggttcggttcgaattacgtcagatggaacatcatggaagaaggttcgaattcggctagacatgggagattttgagcccgtatttgaccaccgtggaCGACTGTACAGGTGTCTCCGGCTCTCCGAAGCGCACAGCTTTGAGTTACACATTCGCCTTCTTGCTCTTTTGGGCTTATATGTTTACTGTCTAattctatactgtaaatgcagaaatgttcgcggtggattaatgttcgcggttttcgcggtgaccacttcaccgcgaaattaaaaccaccgcgaacatttttctatcatggtattagactagagtctatggtgttaccgcgaacttaaatccgccgcgaaaagtcctttttcccgctaccgcgaaattaaatccccgcgaacgtaaatgcatttaaagtaccATTTATGCAGGAAAATACTTGGGCAGAGGATATAAAAGTACGAGAGACCCAACAATGTATGCTATGAATGCCAAGGTATCCATTCCACATGGAAAATCTCTACACGCAATAAAGTTTGTACCATATGCC encodes:
- the LOC118407930 gene encoding beta-lactamase-like, whose amino-acid sequence is MGALVNVLLVVCFMIVGQVSTMTSPDLQQRLQDLDTFIQNLMTCESRPVVGLTVSVVKDGQTVFAKEYGQRDLQTGQAVDNRTLFGVGSISKSFTSALLAAILREREDVSWDTVLTDILGPSFRFRDRFRTEEATIRDLLAHKIALENPWYVAVIMGQDIDRSEFARRMRYYREIYPFRTTFRYNDVMYKLAAHVAERLAGKPFETLLRERILQPLGMNDTVYLAEALDAGDFTNFAQTYLSYNRSGESETRSREEYRSVKLHLPAAGVVSNALDMARYMKFHLSGGRDTAGRLVVPEDTLRQTQTASSVMSSYWDKVEPYWPVEAWLTQGYGLGLSTGSYRGYRRVYHRGSMVGFTSLLSLYPSASGGVFTSMNGPTTTADDIHDVIHYQVADILTGKDHWLNSTTACTYPTPWWATRQTRSTAIPKISDNFPRDKRDYEGVYGNHPTGNLTISLNTTDDKLYFSLGLIGRGLVLPAESPNQIFLRAEEPLEYIPTIVADVEVKGGEVFSLSLQSYPPEPPVVFERGLKLTDPDPTEPEWDDCTGVSGSPKRTALSYTFAFLLFWAYMFTV